The sequence CCACCCATCTGATGGGCTGCGAGACCCAGCGCATGGGCCTGCAACACCAGCGACATGGCCGCGGCACCCGCATCGTAGGCCGCCATGCGGTTCACTTCGCCTTTGCTCGTCAAGGTTTGTGTGGTCACGGCAATCAGCACTGGGGCCGGGGCATTCCAGTCCTGGTTGAATGGCACCAGCGTGGCAAAGGCCTGCTTGAACGCTACTTCGTCGGTGCTGCGGTCAAACACCATGAAGCGCCACGGCTGAGCGTTATACGACGACGGTGCCCAACGGGCAGCTTCGAGCACAGCGTGCAAATGATCACGGCTAATAGAGGCACTTGAATAGGCACGAGGGCTCCAGCGCCCAGCAATCAGTTCATGGACAGGAACGGTAGTCGGAGCAGGTTTTGTAGTCATGCGCTTCTCACGGTCGGAATTCGTCATCGACGGGCTGGTGCCCGGGGGCACATAGCATAACCGGTCACTGACTGAGACGTTACAGGAGTGTTTTTGCTCGGCTAACCGGTTTGGGGGATGGGCTAGCTGATTGGGATGTGGCACGCTTGCGTGTCGAGTTTCAAGCCTCGTCGTTGCAATGCCGAGTCATCTGCTTTCCGCGTGTTCTGAGCTGCTAACCGCCTGATGGTTCGCGGCACCCGCGCTCCTCATGAGCTGCTCTGGGATTGCCGGGAAAGCACGCAAAACGGAAACCAGAAAGCGAAAAGCCTCCAAAAAGGAGGCCTCTCACTCTTTACGCTGGAGCGTCCTCGCCGTGAAGCAGAGGGTGATGCAGATCAGCGTGTCACCCACAACTTTACGTTTGCAGACCACCATTGTCAACCGCAAAAATGCGCCCGACTAGTTAGGTTAGCGA is a genomic window of Paraburkholderia bonniea containing:
- a CDS encoding nitroreductase family protein — protein: MTTKPAPTTVPVHELIAGRWSPRAYSSASISRDHLHAVLEAARWAPSSYNAQPWRFMVFDRSTDEVAFKQAFATLVPFNQDWNAPAPVLIAVTTQTLTSKGEVNRMAAYDAGAAAMSLVLQAHALGLAAHQMGGFDGAAFRTAFSIPDDVDVLSIISLGHYGDVEKLDPVLREREKSVRTRFPLGEIAYSGAWKKAF